One window of the Microvirga mediterraneensis genome contains the following:
- a CDS encoding protein phosphatase CheZ gives MRLPPPVSFDPLSLDLLAQSRESIAARRHAEIMRGMAAIHAALEPNSGASKALLDQIRTDLREALRLKEELDAITESIQRTKREIATLHSHTPGGQVTSVTDELGAVVSGTEAATNSILAAAEEIDEITGALSSHLSGEDAAMAQRISDKVITIFEACNFQDITGQRISKVVGSMKFIEERVTQMAHIWGGLESFNDVDAFQMPERDGDEALLNGPALDGDPNRTSQDAIDALFG, from the coding sequence ATGCGCCTTCCGCCACCCGTCTCCTTCGACCCTTTGAGCCTGGACCTCCTGGCTCAGTCCCGCGAGAGCATCGCCGCCCGACGGCATGCGGAAATCATGCGGGGCATGGCGGCCATTCACGCGGCGCTCGAGCCCAACAGCGGGGCCTCCAAGGCTCTCCTGGACCAGATCCGTACCGACCTGCGCGAGGCGCTCAGGCTCAAGGAAGAGCTCGACGCCATCACGGAATCGATCCAGCGCACCAAGCGGGAGATCGCGACCCTACACTCGCACACGCCGGGAGGGCAGGTAACGAGCGTCACGGATGAACTGGGGGCCGTTGTTTCCGGTACGGAAGCAGCCACCAACAGCATCCTGGCGGCGGCCGAGGAGATCGACGAGATCACCGGAGCGTTGTCCTCGCACCTGTCGGGCGAGGACGCCGCGATGGCCCAGCGCATCTCCGACAAGGTGATCACGATCTTCGAGGCGTGCAATTTTCAGGACATTACCGGCCAGCGCATCAGCAAGGTCGTCGGCTCGATGAAGTTCATCGAGGAGCGCGTGACCCAGATGGCTCACATCTGGGGCGGCCTCGAAAGCTTCAACGACGTGGACGCCTTCCAGATGCCGGAGCGGGATGGGGACGAGGCCCTGCTGAACGGGCCGGCCCTCGACGGCGATCCGAACCGCACCTCCCAGGATGCCATCGACGCCCTGTTCGGCTGA
- a CDS encoding response regulator has protein sequence MALNTSLPVLIVDDYQTMLRIIRNLLKQIGFTDVDEAKDGSEALGKLKEKKYGLVISDWNMAPMTGFELLQKVRADAELNALPFIMITAEAKTENVVAAKQAGVNNYIVKPFNAETLRSKIAAVLGE, from the coding sequence ATGGCATTGAATACCTCTCTTCCGGTGCTCATCGTCGACGACTACCAGACGATGCTGCGCATCATCCGCAACCTCCTCAAGCAGATCGGCTTCACCGATGTCGACGAGGCCAAGGACGGTTCGGAAGCCCTGGGCAAGCTCAAGGAGAAGAAGTACGGGCTCGTGATCTCCGACTGGAACATGGCGCCGATGACTGGGTTCGAGCTCCTCCAGAAGGTCCGCGCCGACGCGGAGCTGAATGCCCTTCCCTTCATCATGATCACCGCCGAGGCCAAGACCGAGAACGTCGTGGCCGCCAAGCAGGCGGGCGTGAACAACTACATCGTGAAGCCCTTCAACGCGGAAACCCTCCGTTCGAAGATCGCCGCGGTGCTGGGCGAGTAG
- a CDS encoding ABC-F family ATP-binding cassette domain-containing protein, with protein sequence MIRVENISKQNSHRILFIEASGTLQKGEKVGLVGPNGAGKTTLFRMINKEEHPDEGQVSVDRGVTIGYFSQDVGEMAGRSALAEVMEGAGPVSAVAAELRELEAAMVDPERAGDLEAVIERYGEVQARYEELDGYSLEGRAREVLAGLGFSQEMMDGDVGALSGGWKMRVALGRILLMRPDVMLLDEPSNHLDLESIIWLEEFLKGYEGALLMTSHDRAFMNRIVNKIMEIDGGSLTTYSGDYEFYEQQRALNEKQQQAQFERQQAMLAKEIKFIERFKARASHAAQVQSRVKKLEKIDRVEPPKRRQAVAFEFLPAPRSGDDVVSLKGVHKRYGSRSIYEGLDFAVRRKERWCVMGVNGAGKSTLLKLVAGSAAPDDGTVTIGASVKMGYFAQHAMEVLEGDRTVFEFLEDSFPQAGQGSLRTLAGCFGFSGDDAEKKCRVLSGGEKARLVMAKMLYDPPNFLVLDEPTNHLDMATKEMLIEALSKYEGTMLFVSHDRHFLAALSNRVLELTPEGIHQYGGGYTEYVARTGQEAPGLRH encoded by the coding sequence ATGATTCGCGTCGAGAACATCAGTAAGCAGAACAGCCACAGGATCCTCTTCATCGAGGCCTCCGGGACGCTCCAGAAGGGCGAGAAGGTCGGCCTCGTGGGCCCCAACGGCGCGGGCAAGACCACGCTCTTCCGGATGATCAACAAGGAGGAGCACCCCGACGAGGGGCAGGTTTCCGTCGATCGCGGCGTCACCATCGGCTATTTCAGCCAGGATGTGGGCGAAATGGCGGGTCGTAGCGCCCTCGCCGAGGTCATGGAGGGCGCCGGCCCCGTCAGCGCCGTGGCGGCCGAGCTGCGGGAGCTGGAAGCCGCCATGGTGGACCCGGAGAGGGCAGGCGACCTCGAGGCGGTCATCGAGCGCTATGGCGAGGTGCAGGCGCGCTACGAGGAACTGGACGGCTATTCCCTCGAGGGGAGGGCCCGTGAGGTGCTGGCCGGGCTTGGCTTCAGCCAGGAGATGATGGACGGCGACGTGGGCGCCCTCTCGGGCGGCTGGAAGATGCGCGTCGCGCTCGGCCGCATCCTCCTGATGCGACCGGACGTGATGCTCCTCGACGAGCCGAGCAACCACCTGGATCTCGAGAGCATCATCTGGCTGGAGGAGTTCCTGAAGGGCTACGAGGGCGCGCTGCTCATGACCTCGCACGACCGCGCGTTCATGAACCGCATCGTCAACAAGATCATGGAGATCGACGGCGGCTCGCTCACCACCTATTCCGGCGATTACGAATTCTACGAGCAGCAGCGGGCGCTCAACGAGAAGCAGCAGCAGGCCCAGTTCGAGCGCCAGCAGGCCATGCTGGCCAAGGAGATCAAGTTCATCGAGCGATTCAAGGCGCGCGCCTCCCACGCGGCCCAGGTCCAGAGCCGGGTCAAGAAGCTGGAGAAGATCGACCGGGTCGAGCCGCCGAAGCGCCGCCAGGCGGTGGCCTTCGAGTTCCTGCCGGCTCCGCGCTCGGGGGACGACGTGGTCAGCCTGAAGGGCGTGCACAAGCGCTACGGCAGCCGCAGCATCTACGAGGGGCTGGATTTCGCGGTGCGCCGCAAGGAGCGCTGGTGCGTCATGGGCGTCAACGGCGCCGGCAAGTCGACCCTGCTGAAGCTGGTGGCCGGTTCCGCAGCGCCTGATGACGGAACGGTCACGATCGGAGCGAGCGTGAAGATGGGCTATTTCGCCCAGCACGCCATGGAGGTGCTGGAAGGCGACCGCACGGTATTCGAGTTCCTGGAGGATTCGTTCCCGCAGGCTGGCCAGGGATCGCTCCGCACGCTCGCCGGCTGCTTCGGCTTCTCCGGCGACGACGCGGAGAAGAAGTGCCGCGTACTCTCGGGCGGCGAGAAGGCTCGCCTCGTCATGGCCAAGATGCTCTACGACCCGCCGAACTTCCTGGTGCTCGACGAACCGACGAACCATCTCGACATGGCCACGAAGGAGATGCTGATCGAGGCCCTGTCGAAATACGAGGGCACCATGCTCTTCGTCTCCCACGACCGCCACTTCCTGGCCGCCCTGTCCAACCGGGTGCTCGAACTCACCCCGGAGGGCATCCACCAATATGGCGGCGGCTATACCGAGTATGTGGCGCGCACCGGCCAGGAAGCCCCAGGCCTGCGCCACTGA
- a CDS encoding c-type cytochrome, whose translation MRRTVIAAATVLIASGLGVLAQSSDPVVQRQNLMKNNQEQVRALTGMVRGQVPFNAATAQAAFQRIAQNAQQIPGLFPPGSHRGKTEALPVVWERKADFDARATKLEQDAKAAQASISDQAGLQAAIQRVGQNCGGCHESYRRKES comes from the coding sequence ATGCGAAGGACCGTCATTGCGGCAGCCACAGTGCTGATCGCCAGCGGGCTCGGAGTGCTCGCCCAATCCAGCGACCCGGTCGTGCAGCGCCAGAACCTGATGAAGAACAACCAGGAACAGGTCCGCGCGCTCACCGGCATGGTCCGGGGACAGGTCCCGTTCAATGCGGCCACCGCCCAGGCGGCCTTCCAGCGGATCGCGCAGAACGCGCAGCAGATCCCCGGGCTGTTCCCGCCGGGCTCGCATCGCGGGAAGACCGAGGCGCTCCCCGTCGTCTGGGAGCGGAAGGCGGATTTCGACGCCCGCGCGACCAAGCTCGAACAGGATGCCAAGGCGGCTCAGGCAAGTATCTCGGACCAGGCGGGCCTGCAGGCCGCCATCCAGCGGGTCGGCCAGAACTGCGGCGGCTGTCACGAATCCTACCGCCGCAAGGAAAGCTGA
- a CDS encoding DUF1194 domain-containing protein, with translation MRCPRASWLLPALVAGLLTVAPAWQRAPDEVDLALVLAVDVSTSMDPDEQALQRQGYVEAFRSGTVHQAIGSGMRGRIAVTYVEWAGAHPHVQNVVVPWTVLDSPADSLAFADRLARAPIRREAGTSISEAIDFSLALFSVAPFLPARRVIDISGDGSNNQGPLVTEARDRAVSRGVTINGLPIMLHPTDWREDAMLDAYYRDCVIGGVNAFMVPVRDRRQFLTETRAKIVHEIADMSETAGLVRPAGSASKTDCDTSESLWDDLAPSPHSHDSPVGHEL, from the coding sequence ATGCGGTGTCCCAGGGCTTCATGGCTGCTCCCCGCACTCGTGGCGGGACTTCTGACCGTCGCCCCGGCCTGGCAGCGGGCGCCCGACGAGGTCGATCTCGCCCTCGTGCTGGCCGTCGACGTCTCCACCTCCATGGACCCGGACGAGCAGGCCCTGCAGCGGCAGGGCTACGTGGAGGCCTTCCGCTCAGGGACTGTGCATCAGGCCATCGGCAGCGGCATGCGGGGGCGCATCGCCGTCACCTATGTGGAATGGGCCGGGGCGCATCCGCATGTCCAGAACGTCGTGGTGCCCTGGACCGTGCTGGACAGTCCGGCGGACAGCCTCGCCTTCGCCGATCGGCTGGCCCGCGCCCCCATCCGCCGCGAAGCCGGAACCTCGATCTCGGAGGCCATCGATTTCAGCCTGGCTCTTTTCTCCGTCGCCCCCTTCCTGCCCGCGCGGCGCGTCATCGATATCTCGGGCGACGGCTCGAACAACCAGGGCCCTCTGGTCACGGAGGCGCGCGACAGGGCCGTTTCGCGCGGCGTCACGATCAACGGTCTTCCCATCATGCTTCACCCCACCGATTGGCGCGAGGACGCGATGCTGGACGCCTATTACCGCGACTGTGTGATCGGCGGCGTGAACGCGTTCATGGTGCCGGTGCGGGACCGCAGGCAGTTCCTGACCGAGACGCGCGCCAAGATCGTCCACGAGATCGCGGACATGTCCGAAACCGCCGGACTGGTTCGGCCTGCGGGAAGCGCGTCTAAGACCGATTGCGACACAAGCGAAAGCCTGTGGGACGACCTTGCCCCCTCGCCGCACTCGCACGACAGCCCCGTCGGCCACGAGCTTTGA
- a CDS encoding GFA family protein, with product MSHIGSCFCGAVQVEVSGSPEAMGYCHCRSCRSWSGGPVNAFSLWKPEAVRVTSGAEHLATFQKTPFSQRQYCSKCGGHLMADHPTIGLVDVFAATIPTLDFIPAVHLNYAETVLPMRDGLPKMKDFPAEVGGTGETMAE from the coding sequence ATGTCTCATATCGGAAGCTGTTTCTGCGGTGCCGTTCAGGTCGAGGTCAGCGGATCACCGGAGGCCATGGGCTATTGCCATTGCCGGTCCTGCCGCTCGTGGTCCGGCGGGCCGGTGAATGCCTTCAGCCTGTGGAAGCCCGAGGCCGTGCGGGTCACCTCCGGCGCCGAGCATCTCGCGACGTTTCAGAAGACCCCCTTCAGCCAACGGCAATACTGCTCGAAATGCGGCGGACACCTGATGGCCGACCATCCGACCATCGGGCTCGTCGATGTGTTCGCCGCGACCATCCCGACGCTCGATTTCATCCCCGCCGTCCATCTCAATTATGCCGAGACGGTGCTGCCCATGCGGGATGGGTTGCCGAAGATGAAGGACTTTCCGGCCGAGGTCGGCGGAACCGGCGAGACGATGGCCGAGTGA
- the secA gene encoding preprotein translocase subunit SecA, which yields MFGSLAKKIFGSVNERRLKSYRPKVAAINAMEAELEALSDEQLRARTEDFKAQLAAGKTLDDILVPAFATVREAAKRTLGQRHFDVQLIGGMVLHEGSIAEMRTGEGKTLVATLPVYLNALAGKGVHVVTVNDYLARRDSEWMGQIYRFLGLSVGVIVHGLDDVERAAAYAADITYGTNNEYGFDYLRDNMKYEMAQMVQRGHNFAIVDEVDSILVDEARTPLIISGPLDDRSELYNAIDVVIPRLNKSDYELDEKQRSVALTEEGTEKIEELLREIGLLKEGDLYDAQNATLVHHMNQALRAHTLFQRDKDYIVRNGEVVIIDEFTGRMMQGRRYSEGLHQALEAKEKVQVQPENQTLASITFQNYFRLYEKLGGMTGTAATEADEFLEIYNLEVVEIPTNRPVSRIDDDDEVYRTVEERYKAVIRDIEAASAKGQPILVGTTSIEKSEHLAELLIQEGYKLIDFENPQALEPLYRDARAGRGTKHFAVLNARFHEQEAFIVAQAGVPGAITIATNMAGRGTDIQLGGNAKMRIERELVGVEGEERARREKEILDEVASFKERALAAGGLYVLGTERHESRRIDNQLRGRSGRQGDPGRSKFYLSLQDDLMRIFGSDRMDGMLQKLGLKEGEAIIHPWINKAIERAQAKVEARNFDIRKNILKYDNVMNDQRKVVFEQRKEFMAEESVRETIDDMRHGVIEDIVSRAIPENAYAEQWDVEGLKQNALNFLNLDLPVEEWAKEEGIADDEIRERITKAADEAYAQRIEANTSDVMNYVEKQVLLQSLDHLWREHLVTLDHLRQVIGWRGLAQRDPLNEYKSEAFELFNGLIGHLREQVTGQLMRIQVVFQQPEPQSLPPMFAQHLDPATGENEFDMPQGSAFGEGGALGYAATSVDPATGAQRDPNDPSTWGRVSRNEPCPCGSGKKFKHCHGQFVA from the coding sequence ATGTTCGGTTCTCTCGCGAAGAAAATCTTCGGTTCGGTCAATGAACGCCGTCTGAAGTCCTATCGGCCGAAGGTAGCGGCCATCAACGCGATGGAGGCCGAGCTGGAGGCCCTGTCCGACGAGCAGCTCCGTGCCCGCACCGAGGACTTCAAGGCCCAGCTCGCCGCCGGCAAGACCCTGGACGACATCCTGGTGCCCGCCTTCGCGACGGTCCGCGAGGCGGCCAAGCGCACCCTCGGACAGCGGCATTTCGACGTGCAGCTCATCGGCGGCATGGTGCTCCACGAGGGCTCGATCGCGGAAATGCGCACGGGCGAGGGCAAGACCCTGGTGGCGACCCTGCCGGTCTACCTGAACGCCCTTGCCGGCAAGGGCGTCCATGTGGTGACGGTCAACGATTATCTTGCCCGCCGCGACTCCGAATGGATGGGCCAGATCTACCGGTTCCTGGGCCTTTCGGTCGGGGTGATCGTCCACGGGCTCGACGATGTCGAGCGCGCCGCCGCCTATGCGGCCGACATCACCTACGGGACCAACAACGAATACGGTTTCGACTACCTTCGCGACAACATGAAGTACGAGATGGCCCAGATGGTCCAGCGGGGCCACAACTTCGCCATCGTGGACGAGGTGGACTCGATCCTCGTCGACGAGGCCCGGACCCCGCTCATCATCTCCGGTCCCCTCGACGACCGGTCCGAGCTCTACAACGCCATCGACGTGGTGATCCCGCGCCTGAACAAGAGCGATTACGAACTCGACGAGAAGCAGCGTTCCGTGGCCCTGACCGAAGAGGGCACAGAGAAGATCGAGGAACTGCTGCGGGAAATCGGCCTGCTCAAGGAGGGCGATCTCTACGACGCCCAGAACGCCACCCTGGTCCACCACATGAACCAGGCCCTGCGCGCCCACACCCTGTTCCAGCGCGACAAGGACTACATCGTCCGCAACGGTGAAGTGGTCATCATCGACGAGTTCACCGGCCGCATGATGCAGGGCCGCCGCTACTCGGAAGGCCTGCACCAGGCGCTCGAGGCCAAGGAGAAGGTCCAGGTCCAGCCCGAGAACCAGACGCTGGCCTCCATCACCTTCCAGAACTATTTCCGTCTCTACGAGAAGCTCGGCGGCATGACCGGCACGGCCGCCACCGAGGCCGACGAGTTCCTGGAGATCTACAACCTCGAAGTGGTCGAGATCCCGACCAACCGTCCCGTGTCCCGTATCGACGACGACGACGAGGTCTACCGGACCGTCGAGGAACGCTACAAGGCGGTCATCCGGGACATCGAGGCGGCCTCGGCCAAGGGCCAGCCGATCCTGGTCGGCACCACGTCCATCGAGAAGTCGGAGCATCTGGCCGAGCTTCTGATCCAGGAAGGCTACAAGCTCATCGATTTCGAGAACCCGCAGGCGCTCGAACCCCTCTACCGCGACGCGCGGGCCGGCCGAGGCACCAAGCACTTCGCCGTGCTCAACGCCCGCTTCCACGAGCAGGAGGCCTTCATCGTCGCCCAGGCCGGCGTGCCGGGCGCGATCACGATCGCCACTAACATGGCCGGCCGCGGCACCGACATTCAGCTCGGCGGTAACGCCAAGATGCGCATCGAGCGCGAGCTCGTCGGCGTGGAGGGCGAGGAGCGTGCCCGCCGCGAGAAAGAGATCCTCGACGAGGTCGCGTCCTTCAAGGAGCGCGCGCTCGCCGCCGGCGGCCTCTACGTGCTCGGCACCGAGCGCCACGAATCCCGCCGCATCGACAACCAGCTGCGCGGCCGCTCCGGCCGCCAGGGCGATCCGGGCCGCTCCAAGTTCTACCTGTCGCTCCAGGACGACCTGATGCGCATCTTCGGCTCCGACCGCATGGACGGGATGCTGCAGAAGCTCGGCCTGAAGGAAGGCGAGGCCATCATCCACCCGTGGATCAACAAGGCCATCGAGCGGGCGCAGGCGAAGGTCGAGGCGCGCAATTTCGACATCCGCAAGAACATCCTCAAATACGACAACGTCATGAACGACCAGCGCAAGGTCGTGTTCGAGCAACGCAAGGAGTTCATGGCCGAGGAGAGCGTCCGCGAGACCATCGACGACATGCGCCACGGCGTGATCGAGGACATCGTTTCCCGCGCCATCCCGGAGAATGCCTATGCCGAGCAATGGGACGTCGAAGGCCTGAAGCAGAATGCCCTCAACTTCCTCAACCTCGACCTGCCGGTCGAGGAATGGGCCAAGGAGGAGGGCATCGCCGACGACGAGATCCGCGAGCGCATCACCAAGGCGGCCGACGAGGCCTATGCCCAGCGCATCGAGGCCAATACCTCCGATGTGATGAACTATGTGGAGAAGCAGGTTCTGCTGCAGAGCCTGGACCACCTCTGGCGCGAGCACCTCGTGACCCTCGACCATCTGCGTCAGGTCATTGGCTGGCGCGGCCTGGCCCAGCGTGATCCGCTGAACGAGTACAAATCCGAGGCGTTCGAGCTGTTCAACGGCCTGATCGGCCATCTGCGCGAGCAGGTGACGGGCCAGCTCATGCGCATCCAGGTGGTGTTCCAGCAGCCGGAGCCGCAGAGCCTCCCGCCCATGTTCGCCCAGCATCTCGATCCGGCCACCGGCGAGAACGAGTTCGACATGCCCCAGGGCTCGGCCTTCGGCGAGGGTGGAGCTCTCGGCTATGCGGCAACCTCCGTCGACCCGGCCACGGGCGCCCAGCGCGACCCGAACGACCCCTCCACCTGGGGCCGCGTCAGCCGCAACGAGCCCTGCCCCTGCGGATCTGGCAAGAAGTTCAAGCATTGCCACGGACAGTTCGTGGCGTAA
- a CDS encoding peptidylprolyl isomerase, whose protein sequence is MSRSLTFRKSFLTLGVALPLMSGAALAQTPPATPAAPATSPAAVPAVDPAKVIARVNGVDITEGDLAIASEDPALQMPNVPEEQKRELLTGYMIDLKLGAKAAEAAKVGSGAEFARKLAYNRDKTLLDEYLDQESKKAVTPEAARKLYDETVKSVPAEQEVRARHILVENEDEAKKIAARVKGGEDFAKVAGEVSKDPGSKTDGGDLGFFTKDRMVEPFAEAAFKLDPGQISDPVKSQFGWHVIKVEEKRTKPAPSFEETKDQVETYLARKAQQDLIMGLRKNAKIERLDDKGNLVEQKQP, encoded by the coding sequence ATGTCCCGCTCACTCACGTTCCGTAAGAGCTTTCTGACCCTCGGCGTCGCCCTGCCGCTCATGTCCGGAGCTGCCCTCGCCCAGACCCCTCCTGCGACCCCTGCGGCGCCTGCGACCTCTCCCGCGGCCGTTCCGGCCGTCGATCCCGCCAAGGTGATCGCTCGCGTCAACGGCGTCGACATTACGGAAGGGGATCTCGCCATTGCGTCCGAGGATCCGGCTCTCCAGATGCCGAACGTGCCCGAGGAGCAGAAGCGTGAACTGCTGACCGGCTACATGATCGACCTGAAGCTCGGCGCCAAGGCCGCCGAGGCGGCCAAGGTCGGCAGCGGCGCCGAATTCGCCCGCAAGCTCGCTTATAACCGGGACAAGACCCTGCTCGATGAGTACCTCGACCAGGAATCCAAGAAGGCCGTGACCCCCGAAGCCGCCCGCAAGCTTTACGACGAGACGGTCAAGAGCGTGCCGGCCGAGCAGGAGGTCCGCGCCCGCCATATCCTGGTCGAGAACGAGGACGAGGCCAAGAAGATCGCGGCCCGCGTGAAGGGCGGCGAGGATTTCGCCAAGGTGGCCGGAGAGGTCTCGAAGGACCCGGGCTCCAAGACCGATGGCGGCGATCTCGGCTTCTTCACCAAGGACCGCATGGTCGAGCCCTTCGCCGAAGCCGCCTTCAAGCTCGATCCGGGCCAGATCTCCGATCCGGTGAAGAGCCAGTTCGGCTGGCACGTGATCAAGGTCGAGGAGAAGCGCACCAAGCCGGCCCCGTCCTTCGAGGAGACAAAGGACCAGGTCGAGACCTATCTCGCCCGCAAGGCCCAGCAGGACCTGATCATGGGCCTGCGCAAAAACGCCAAGATCGAACGCCTGGACGACAAGGGCAACCTCGTCGAGCAGAAGCAGCCGTAA
- the argJ gene encoding bifunctional glutamate N-acetyltransferase/amino-acid acetyltransferase ArgJ produces the protein MSKSVSPLAPKSFPALPAIDGVRIATAEAGIRYKNRTDVLYVTLPKDTTVAGVFTRSKCPSAPVDWCRKNLAKGTARALVVNSGNANAFTGKKGAEAVKLTADIAAEAAGCRASQVFIASTGVIGEPLDATKFENVLTACEKKAKPTAWLDAAKAIMTTDTFPKVATRTATIGGVEVTINGIAKGAGMIAPDMATMLSFIFTDAPIAAPVLQALLKKGADKSFNCVTVDSDTSTSDTLLFFATGAGAAKGAPAISLPSDRRLKEFRGALESLLIDLAQQVARDGEGARKFVTVKVTGATGATSAKRIAMAIANSPLVKTAVAGEDANWGRVVMAVGKAGEAAERDKLAIWFGDIRVAVKGARDPEYDEARTTAYMKGDEITIRVDLGLGRGEATAWTCDLTKAYVEINGDYRS, from the coding sequence ATGTCCAAGTCCGTGTCTCCCCTCGCGCCCAAATCGTTTCCGGCGCTTCCCGCCATCGACGGCGTCAGGATCGCGACGGCGGAGGCCGGCATCCGATACAAGAACCGGACTGACGTTCTCTATGTGACCCTGCCCAAGGACACGACCGTGGCGGGCGTGTTCACCCGCTCCAAGTGCCCGTCGGCCCCGGTCGACTGGTGCCGCAAGAATTTGGCCAAGGGCACGGCCCGGGCTCTCGTGGTCAATTCGGGCAACGCCAATGCCTTCACGGGCAAGAAGGGCGCGGAGGCGGTCAAGCTGACGGCCGACATCGCCGCCGAGGCGGCCGGCTGCCGGGCTTCTCAAGTCTTCATCGCCTCCACGGGCGTGATCGGCGAGCCTCTCGATGCGACGAAGTTCGAGAATGTGCTCACAGCCTGCGAGAAGAAGGCGAAGCCCACAGCCTGGCTCGATGCCGCCAAGGCGATCATGACCACCGACACCTTTCCCAAGGTGGCGACCCGCACGGCCACCATCGGCGGCGTCGAGGTGACGATCAACGGCATCGCCAAGGGTGCCGGCATGATCGCGCCCGACATGGCGACCATGCTCTCTTTCATCTTCACCGACGCGCCCATCGCCGCCCCGGTGCTGCAGGCGCTGCTGAAGAAGGGCGCCGACAAGAGCTTCAACTGCGTGACGGTGGACAGCGACACCTCCACGTCCGACACCCTGCTCTTCTTCGCGACCGGCGCGGGCGCCGCCAAGGGCGCGCCCGCGATCTCCCTGCCGAGCGACCGGCGCCTGAAGGAGTTCCGCGGCGCGCTGGAGAGCCTTCTGATCGACCTTGCCCAGCAGGTCGCCCGCGACGGTGAAGGCGCGCGCAAGTTCGTGACCGTGAAGGTGACCGGCGCCACAGGCGCCACCTCGGCCAAGCGGATCGCCATGGCGATCGCCAATTCGCCCTTGGTAAAGACGGCGGTGGCCGGCGAGGACGCCAATTGGGGCCGCGTGGTCATGGCCGTCGGCAAGGCTGGCGAAGCCGCCGAGCGCGACAAGCTCGCGATCTGGTTCGGCGACATCCGCGTCGCCGTCAAAGGCGCCCGCGATCCGGAATACGACGAGGCCAGGACCACCGCCTACATGAAGGGCGACGAGATCACGATCCGCGTCGACCTCGGTCTCGGCCGCGGCGAGGCCACCGCCTGGACCTGCGACCTCACCAAGGCTTACGTGGAGATCAACGGCGATTACCGGAGCTGA
- the mutT gene encoding 8-oxo-dGTP diphosphatase MutT: MSSVKLTLVVAVALIDTDNRILLAQRPEGKQLAGLWEFPGGKLEPGERPEEALIRELREELGIAVKEPCLAPLTFVSHAYETFHLLMPLYICRRWEGFVQPLEGQALKWVKAQEMRGYPMPPADEPLIPFLVDLLGS; this comes from the coding sequence GTGTCTTCCGTAAAGCTCACCCTCGTCGTTGCCGTCGCCCTGATCGATACGGACAACCGCATTCTTCTGGCGCAGCGGCCTGAAGGAAAGCAGCTCGCCGGCCTTTGGGAGTTTCCCGGCGGCAAGCTGGAGCCCGGCGAGCGGCCGGAGGAGGCACTGATCCGCGAACTGCGCGAGGAGCTCGGCATCGCCGTGAAGGAGCCCTGCCTCGCCCCGCTGACCTTCGTGAGCCACGCCTACGAGACCTTCCACCTGCTCATGCCGCTCTACATCTGCCGGCGCTGGGAAGGGTTCGTGCAACCGCTCGAGGGGCAGGCCCTGAAATGGGTCAAGGCCCAGGAGATGCGCGGCTACCCCATGCCGCCGGCCGATGAGCCGCTGATCCCGTTCCTCGTCGACCTTCTCGGGTCTTGA